The window TAGTCGGGAAACTGCGCTTTAACACCTTCGATCAGCTCCCGGTCCATTTGCTCGGCCATCGGACATCCCGCGGTGGGGTTTGCGAGATACACCGTCTTGCCGGGCGAAAGGATTTTAACGGTCTCGGCCATAAACCGAACCCCGCACATGATCACGGTCTCGGCGTCGGTCTTTGCGGCCATGACGCTGAGCTGATAGGAATCGCCGCGGAAATCGGCGACTTCGGTGATTTCACGCCCCTGATAGCTGTGGGCGAGCACGCAGACGTTCTTTTCGGTTTTTAAAGCGCGGATGCGTTCCTGCATCTCATTGACTGTCACTTCTCAAACATCCTCTCCCTCTTATTAAGGGCATTAAACTCCATCCCGAAAAATCTATTTTTCAGGCAGCACCTTCGTGAAACTCATGATGTATTCCTCGTCGGACATGGTGAGTTTATTTCCGTCCTCGGCAAACGCATAGGTATATTCTTTTTTTTCTCCGAGTATGTCGGTCATTTGTATGGTATCTTCGTCGATAACCTCATAGGTGCCGAAATCGAGTTCCGGTTTGCCGCTGAGTTCACCGAGAGAGGTTGTGGCTTTCATGATGCCTTTTCCTTTAAAAATATAATACACGCCGAGCTCGCCGCCGAAGTCATCACTCCATTTACCCAAAAACGGTTTTGTAAGGCTTGAGCATCCGGCCGCCGAAAGCGCGACAAGAAGTACGGCCAGTAAAATCGAAACTTTTCGCTTCATGGTTCAGAAACCTCCTGACAGGATTGAAGTTATTATACCATATTTGCCGTCTGTATACAATTCCGCCCGAAACAAAAACACAGTTATTTGTCGTTATAAACCTGTCAAGCGACGGCAAAGCCGCCGGCTTGGCGTCGGCGGCTTTTTTGATGCATTATTGATATCAGACGGAGGGCTTCATGAAAGAATCGAGAATGTGCAGTTTTCCGATCACGGGAAGCGCTTTTTTCTCGCCTTTTGCGGCATTGACGATGCCGATGATGGCCAGCACGGTAAACGCAAGCCAGAGCAGTCCCAGAACGGTGCTCATAATGCTTCCGAGCTTCCAGGAAATCGCCCAGAAAATCGCGATGAGAATCCACTCGACGATGCTGAATGCGATTTCGGCCAGAAACAGATTGAATCCCTGGACCGTATGGAATCTCGCGAATTTCGATGTTTTCGCAGCGAACATCGGCACGAATACCAACGGGCCGAAATACGCCAAAATCCCCATCGCTTTGTTGTCGGCAGCGTCTTTTGCGTCATCGGTCTGAACCGGCGCGCCGACGGGTGTTCCGACCGGAGCCGCCTGCTGGGCTCCTCCGATTTCAGCACCGCAGACGCCGCAGAATTTTGTTCCCTCGGGGACTTCCGCTCCGCATTTTCCACAGAATGGCATATGTTTTCCTCCCTGAATAAATTTTTATGTAATCCGAAATCAGATCATTGAAAACAATCTGAAAACCGGATTAAACATCAAAGTCAAACCGAGACACGTCCGGCGATCCAATCCTGCAACGTACCGATAAAAGGCAGCCCGAGCGCCGAAAAAATCGTGGCTGCGATGGTCGTGACCGCGATTCCGATCAGCAGCCAGAGCAGATAAGCGCGGGCAAAATTACGTCTGTTTTGGTTGATGCATCCTCCGCATGCCCACACTACCATAAATATGAAGCCGATGACCGGAATAGAAAACAACAGGATGCTTCCCATATAAGATCCGATGCTCATGACCGCATATCGGCTGCCCTTTGGCGGCAGTGTTTCGGTATACGGAGCAATGTAGAGCGGTGAAGTCGTTGTTGAGACGGGCAGCGGCCGAACCTTCGGAGTCCCGCAGGTCGGGCATACCTGAGCGCCGTTTAAAGCAGCGCCGCATCTCTTGCAACTGTCGATTGCCATTTTTTTCATCCACTCCACTGTGTATTTCGCCTATTGCCGGCTCTTTGCTGAGCTGACATGAGTTCGAAATCTCCGCGAGCCGAATCGCCATGGCTTTATTTTATTGCCCTGAGCCTTCTTTGTCAAGGTGTTTTCGGACGCAACCGCAGTTTTTTTAATGAATATAAACCGTTTCGCCGTCCGCAGTGACAAGAATGGCTTTGATTTCGGGGTGGTTTTTCAGGTATTCGGTTGTTTTTTCTTTGCCCATAACGAAAAAGGCGGTCGAGTATGCGTCGGCAGCGGTGTCGTCGGCACAAATTACGGTCACCGAGACAAGCCCGCTTTCGGCAGGCCGGCCGGTATATGGATCGATGATGTGATGATACCAAACGCCGTTCTGTTCAAAATGCCTGATATAGCTGCCCGAAGTCACGACTGCCGTATCCGATACCTGAACCGTATCGAGATAAGCGCTCTCGTCGTCCGGGTCGCGGATGGCCACGTTATATAAGGTGCCGTCCGGCTTTTTCCCGAGGGTGGTCACGTTTCCGCCGAGCGACAAAATCGCGCTCGTTACCCCCATTCCAATCAACAATTCTTTCAGTTTTCCGGCCGCCCAGCCCTTCGCGACGCCGCCGAGGTCCAGCCGCATTCCCGCCGGAATTCTCACTTTCCCGTCCGCGAGTTCGATTCTTTCCCACCCGACATCCTTTGCCGCCGCTGCGAGTTCTTCATCCGACGGCACACGGGGATCCGTCCTGAATCCCCATAGTTCGACGTATTTTCCGACCGTAACGTCGAATGCGCCGCCGGTCTGACTTGAAAACCCGACGCAGCTTGTCAACAGCTGATAGACCTCCGGGCTTACCCCGACAAACTCCCCGGCATGGCTGTTGATGTTTCCGACGTCTCCGGTGTCGACGTCGAGAAGAGTGTCGTATTCGTTGAGCTTTTGTGCCGCGGCTTCGAGCGCCGGACCCGCATTTTTTCCGTATGCCGTCAGTGTTGCGACGGTGTCCATCGCAAACACCGTCAGGGTCTTCGGGCTCTGCCGGATCCCGCACCCGCAGAACCCGGGCAGAAGCAAAATGGCGGCCAAAGCGACCGCCGTTTTTTTTATGATCTTCATTTTGGTAACCGCCTTTACAGATGATGGGACGAAACGTGTACTTTCAAACCGCACCCCGGATTTCCAGCGCTGCCGCGACGTCTTTTTGTATCTGGTCCCGAAGCTTTCCGATATCTTCAAACTTAACTTGCGGCCTTAAATACTTTAAAAACCGCACGCTGACGGTCTTTTTGTAAAGATCGCCCTCAAAACCGATGATATGGGTCTCGGCGGCCTCTTCATTCTGCAGAACCGTCGGCCTTGCGCCGAAATTCGTGACCGCCGGATACTCTTTTCCGCCGAGCGTTACGGAGGATGCGTAGACCCCGCGCAAAAGCGGTTTTACCGGTGCCGTCAGCGGTTGATTGAGGGTCGCGAACCCAAGCCTGCGCCCGAGATTTTTCCCGTTTTCAACCTGTTCCGTCAGCAGAATGTCTCTGCCCAGCATCTTCGCAGCCGATTGCACGTCCCCTTGATTCATCGCCGCGCGGATGCGGCTGGAGCTGATCGGCACGTTGTCGAACAACACCGGTTCCGCCCGAGTATGCGCGACACCGTCTTTGTCGCAGAACCGCGCAAGCAGCTCGCTGTCGCCTTCCCGCCCTTTTCCGAATCGGTAGTTATACCCATAAAAAGCCGCTCTCATCTGCAGCTTGTCTCTCAAAAATTCATAAAAATCCGCCGCGCTCATCGCGGCGAAATCGGCGAAATCCGCAATGACGGCGATTTCAACGCCCAACTGCTCAAAGCAGCCGAGCCGGTCATTCAGTTCGGAAATCAGCTCCGGCGCATCGCCGAAAAACGCGCGGGGATGTTGTGCGAACGTAAAAACAACAGGCAATAATCCGCTTTTCACCGCTGCCGAGATGACCGCCCGGTGCCCTTGATGCACACCGTCGAAAAAGCCCAGCGCAACCGCCGCCGGCTTATCAAGACAGATGTTTTTGGTGTCGGTAATGACTTTCATAAGACGATCTCCGAGGGATTGCAGAATAGTTTCTTCGTACAGCCGATTTGACCGGTGACACAGCAGAGGCCCAAAAAAACACCGTGAAACACCGTATAAAGCCCGTCCGGCTTGTCCGTCTCAAAATCCGCGCCGTTCACAAACCGCCGCAGTTTTTCGCCCGTGAGCTCAAGTTCCGGAAGCGTCTTGAACACTTCCGATATCGGGCGAAGATATCGTGCCTCATCGCCCTCGTTCCGGCACTGCTGAAGCTGTTCCAGCGTCACGCAGTCGGCGAGCGAAAATCCGCAGGCGCGGGTTCTGTTTAACGACGACAGCGCCGCGCCGCAGCCGAGTTTTTGCCCGATATCATGTACCAGCGAGCGCACATACGTCCCTTTGGAGCAGGTGACGCGCAAAAAAAGTCCGCTGCCCTCTTCATAACAAACCAGTTCGCCGACTGTGACTTTTCGGGGGCTCCGCTCGACTTCGCGGCCCTCTCTCGCGAGATCGTAAAGCCGCTGTCCGTGGACTTTTACCGCGGAGTACATCGGAGGCAGCTGTTCTATCTCTCCTCGGAATTCGGGCAGAACCGCTTCTATCTCTTTAACGCCGATATCGCCCGGTTCACAGGACGAGACCGTATTCCCGGTGACGTCGTATGTATCGGTCACAAGTCCCATCCGAATCCCTGCGATATAAACCTTCACAGTGTCCGGGCACAAATCCACCGCGCTTGTCGCACGTCCCAAAAAAAGAGGCAGTACGCCGGTCGCCATCGGATCAAGCGTCCCGCCGTGGCCGATGCGGCGTTCCCGCAAAATGCCGCGGCATTTGGCCACCACGTCAAACGAGGTGAAATCCGTCGGTTTGCTGACGCAGATCAGTCCGTCCATGCCGCCAACTGTTCCTCTGCTTTTGCGATCAGTTTATCGCGGACCTCAATCTGACTCCCGCGGATCGTGCAGCCCGCCGCGCGGGTGTGCCCGCCGCCGCCGAACGCTTTGCAGATCTCCTCGGCGCTGAGTTTTTCGTTGGTCCGAACCGAAATTTTATACACCGCCCGCTGAAGCTGCTTCAACGTGATGCCGCATTCAACGCCCTCGATCTGGCGGGGGATCGAAGCCATCTCGCCGAGGTCGTCGTTGTAAAAACCGGCCTTCTCGCGCATTTTCTGCGTGACGGTGACGACGGCGATTTTGCCGTCGGAGTAATATTTGATGCTGTCCAAAATCATGCGCCACATCTCCATCTCGCTGCGGCTCCTGGTTTCGAACATCTTTCTCGTGATGGTCTCGGTATCGGCTCCGGCTTCGGTCAGCTCGATTGCTGCGGCATGCGCGCCGACGTCGGTGTTGGCATATTTAAAACATCCGGTGTCGGTGGAGACGGCGGTGAAAAGCGCGTCGGCGATGTCCGGCGTGAGTTCGGCGCCAAGCTCTTTCGCCAATTGCAGAATGATGACGCCCGTAGCGGCGGCTTTTGGATCGAGCACCAAAATATCCTCAAAGCGCTCCTGCGCATGGGAGATATGGTGATCAAATGACAAATCGCAGCGGTTATAGTCCGCCCAGAGCTTGCCCCACTGACCGACCGAAGCGGTATCGACCGAAACGACGGTTTCCGGCGTCTCGCAATCCTGCGGCAATCTTAAGGATAAAAAGTCAAATACATGCGGAAATTCACCGGCACATCGAACCTTGGTCTTTTTCCCGAGTCCGTGCAGAATCAAAGCCAGGCCCGCTGCGGAGCCGACGGCGTCGCCGTCCGGATTGACGTGGCAGATGATATGGAAGTTATCCCGCTTTTGTAAATATTCCGCAGCGGTTTTCAGCTCTTCACCCACTTTTACTGCTCCTTTTGGCTATTGCGGTTTTCCGTCTTTTTCGGCCGGGATGTTCAGATCTTTCAGCTTTTTGGCGATTTCTGCGGAGTATTCGATGCTGTCGTCTGCGATGAATTCAAAATGCGGGATCACGCGCAGCCGCAGCCGGGTACCGACCTCGTGACGGATAAAACCGCCCGCGGCTTCAAGCCCTCTCGCCGAAACTTTTGCGACTTTCATACCCTCGATGGCGCTGACGTAAACGCGGCAGGAAGAACCGTCGCCCGACAAATCAACCCGAACGACCGAGAGCATTCCCGAAATGCGCGGGTCCTTGAGCGTCGGGATAACCGAACAGAGCACCCGCTTAATGTCCTCGCTGTTGCGCTGATTGGTAAAAGACATCTATTGTACAATCCTTTCACAGTGCGTAACTGCTGTCTCTTTCGCAGCCGCTGCTTTACTGCTTGATTTCCTCCATGGTGAAGGCCTCGAGGATATCGCCCTCCTTGATATCGGAAAATTTCTCAAGCGAAATGCCGCATTCATACCCTTCCGCGACCTCTTTGACGTCGTCCTTGAAACGGCGCAGTCCCGCCAGTTTATCTTCGGCGACGACGATACCGTCGCGGACGACGCGGATCTGAGCGTTGCGGGTGATTTTGCCTTCGCGCATATAGCTGCCTGCGACCGCTCCGACTCCGGTGATCTTATAGACCTGGCGGACTTCGGCTTTTCCGAGAAT is drawn from Oscillospiraceae bacterium and contains these coding sequences:
- a CDS encoding zinc-ribbon domain-containing protein, which gives rise to MPFCGKCGAEVPEGTKFCGVCGAEIGGAQQAAPVGTPVGAPVQTDDAKDAADNKAMGILAYFGPLVFVPMFAAKTSKFARFHTVQGFNLFLAEIAFSIVEWILIAIFWAISWKLGSIMSTVLGLLWLAFTVLAIIGIVNAAKGEKKALPVIGKLHILDSFMKPSV
- a CDS encoding FAD:protein FMN transferase; the protein is MKIIKKTAVALAAILLLPGFCGCGIRQSPKTLTVFAMDTVATLTAYGKNAGPALEAAAQKLNEYDTLLDVDTGDVGNINSHAGEFVGVSPEVYQLLTSCVGFSSQTGGAFDVTVGKYVELWGFRTDPRVPSDEELAAAAKDVGWERIELADGKVRIPAGMRLDLGGVAKGWAAGKLKELLIGMGVTSAILSLGGNVTTLGKKPDGTLYNVAIRDPDDESAYLDTVQVSDTAVVTSGSYIRHFEQNGVWYHHIIDPYTGRPAESGLVSVTVICADDTAADAYSTAFFVMGKEKTTEYLKNHPEIKAILVTADGETVYIH
- the ribF gene encoding riboflavin biosynthesis protein RibF — its product is MKVITDTKNICLDKPAAVALGFFDGVHQGHRAVISAAVKSGLLPVVFTFAQHPRAFFGDAPELISELNDRLGCFEQLGVEIAVIADFADFAAMSAADFYEFLRDKLQMRAAFYGYNYRFGKGREGDSELLARFCDKDGVAHTRAEPVLFDNVPISSSRIRAAMNQGDVQSAAKMLGRDILLTEQVENGKNLGRRLGFATLNQPLTAPVKPLLRGVYASSVTLGGKEYPAVTNFGARPTVLQNEEAAETHIIGFEGDLYKKTVSVRFLKYLRPQVKFEDIGKLRDQIQKDVAAALEIRGAV
- the truB gene encoding tRNA pseudouridine(55) synthase TruB, with the protein product MDGLICVSKPTDFTSFDVVAKCRGILRERRIGHGGTLDPMATGVLPLFLGRATSAVDLCPDTVKVYIAGIRMGLVTDTYDVTGNTVSSCEPGDIGVKEIEAVLPEFRGEIEQLPPMYSAVKVHGQRLYDLAREGREVERSPRKVTVGELVCYEEGSGLFLRVTCSKGTYVRSLVHDIGQKLGCGAALSSLNRTRACGFSLADCVTLEQLQQCRNEGDEARYLRPISEVFKTLPELELTGEKLRRFVNGADFETDKPDGLYTVFHGVFLGLCCVTGQIGCTKKLFCNPSEIVL
- a CDS encoding bifunctional oligoribonuclease/PAP phosphatase NrnA; this encodes MGEELKTAAEYLQKRDNFHIICHVNPDGDAVGSAAGLALILHGLGKKTKVRCAGEFPHVFDFLSLRLPQDCETPETVVSVDTASVGQWGKLWADYNRCDLSFDHHISHAQERFEDILVLDPKAAATGVIILQLAKELGAELTPDIADALFTAVSTDTGCFKYANTDVGAHAAAIELTEAGADTETITRKMFETRSRSEMEMWRMILDSIKYYSDGKIAVVTVTQKMREKAGFYNDDLGEMASIPRQIEGVECGITLKQLQRAVYKISVRTNEKLSAEEICKAFGGGGHTRAAGCTIRGSQIEVRDKLIAKAEEQLAAWTD
- the rbfA gene encoding 30S ribosome-binding factor RbfA, whose translation is MSFTNQRNSEDIKRVLCSVIPTLKDPRISGMLSVVRVDLSGDGSSCRVYVSAIEGMKVAKVSARGLEAAGGFIRHEVGTRLRLRVIPHFEFIADDSIEYSAEIAKKLKDLNIPAEKDGKPQ